The Inediibacterium massiliense genome has a segment encoding these proteins:
- a CDS encoding 3'-5' exoribonuclease YhaM family protein translates to MIEEKNIQDFKAGDDIQSFFIVKKIEKKTSSNNKFFLDLTLGDKTGEINGKVWDYKEGQEEEFKAGSLIKVRGSVSEWKGKPQIKANKIRLANEEDEKKIEDFVQSAPISSEDMFDEVYSFVHKIKDERIKKIVDHIILDSKEKLMYYPAAKSLHHAIRSGLLYHILRMLRTGERLSEVYENINKDLLFAGILLHDMQKLEELNADSLGIAEYSTKGQLLGHINMGIDQIGKAGENLGIDEEIIMILQHMVLSHHYEPEFGSPKKPMIPEAELLHYIDMIDARMYDMEDHLKNIEAGQFTEPIWSLDNRRLYKPIFSK, encoded by the coding sequence ATGATAGAAGAAAAAAACATTCAAGATTTTAAAGCAGGAGATGATATTCAAAGTTTTTTTATAGTAAAAAAAATAGAAAAAAAAACCTCTTCTAATAATAAATTTTTTTTGGACTTGACTTTAGGAGATAAAACAGGAGAAATAAACGGAAAAGTTTGGGATTACAAAGAAGGGCAAGAGGAAGAATTTAAAGCAGGAAGTTTAATAAAGGTAAGAGGGAGTGTTTCAGAGTGGAAAGGAAAGCCTCAAATCAAAGCAAATAAAATACGATTAGCCAATGAAGAAGATGAAAAAAAGATTGAAGACTTTGTACAATCTGCTCCTATTTCTAGTGAGGATATGTTCGATGAAGTGTATAGCTTTGTACATAAAATAAAGGATGAAAGAATAAAAAAAATTGTAGATCATATTATTTTAGATTCTAAAGAGAAGCTTATGTATTATCCAGCAGCAAAATCACTTCATCATGCCATAAGATCTGGTCTTTTATATCATATATTGAGGATGTTAAGAACCGGAGAACGATTAAGTGAAGTATATGAAAATATAAATAAAGATCTTTTATTTGCAGGAATTTTACTGCATGATATGCAAAAGCTTGAAGAACTTAATGCAGATTCATTAGGAATTGCAGAATATAGTACCAAAGGGCAACTTCTTGGACATATCAATATGGGAATTGATCAAATAGGAAAGGCAGGAGAAAATTTAGGCATAGATGAAGAAATTATTATGATTCTTCAACATATGGTTTTATCTCATCATTATGAACCAGAGTTTGGAAGCCCTAAAAAACCTATGATTCCAGAAGCAGAATTGCTTCATTATATTGATATGATTGATGCAAGAATGTATGATATGGAGGATCATTTAAAAAATATTGAGGCAGGGCAATTTACAGAACCTATCTGGTCCTTAGACAATAGAAGATTGTATAAACCTATTTTTTCAAAGTGA
- a CDS encoding GGDEF domain-containing protein, translating into MKNGGYGDYMWRGIVYLSNVLLFMWNIKNYFSWESSFLYLLGIAIGFSFFHYMKDVNLYTCITLMMNIIGILIVPYIEVGKASYFMYTLCILIIFFMITRRRIQTECSTIERKLFEKTRFDHIKDGILVCRYEDLKVIEYNDTIYSFLQKKELIGKCIHEIFDESITMTITQEKLKHYFENAKKEVIFQNKKLGSKWVDLTMKIFDVFDQKYLLLCISDVSAHRKYKEDVEYLAYHDDLTNLPNRRYGNEKLKSILERAKTEKTMLGVMFIDLDKFKFANDLLGHAAGDELLKKVAKRMQQSIRKNDLVVRIGGDEFMVLVDGFYLKDEVIQIADRILGTFSKAFCIKNREVFVTCSIGISIFPDHGINIEEILERADIAMYEAKNNGRNNYKIYDEKMDENILIQKTVHF; encoded by the coding sequence TTGAAAAATGGGGGATATGGAGATTATATGTGGAGAGGTATCGTGTATTTATCAAATGTATTGCTTTTTATGTGGAATATAAAAAATTATTTTTCTTGGGAGAGTTCTTTTTTGTATTTACTAGGAATTGCTATAGGATTTTCTTTTTTTCATTATATGAAGGATGTCAATCTTTATACATGTATTACTTTGATGATGAATATAATAGGAATTTTAATCGTACCATACATCGAAGTTGGAAAAGCTAGTTATTTTATGTACACACTATGTATACTGATTATCTTTTTTATGATTACTCGTAGAAGAATTCAAACAGAATGTAGTACAATCGAAAGAAAGTTATTTGAAAAAACAAGATTTGATCATATTAAAGATGGAATTTTAGTATGTAGATATGAAGATTTAAAGGTAATAGAATACAATGATACCATATATTCTTTTTTGCAAAAAAAGGAATTAATAGGAAAGTGCATACATGAAATTTTTGATGAGTCTATAACGATGACAATAACTCAAGAAAAACTAAAACATTATTTTGAGAATGCAAAGAAAGAAGTAATTTTTCAAAATAAAAAATTAGGTTCTAAATGGGTGGATTTAACGATGAAGATATTTGATGTTTTTGATCAAAAATATTTACTGCTTTGCATATCTGATGTAAGTGCTCATAGGAAGTATAAAGAGGATGTAGAGTATCTCGCTTATCATGATGATCTTACGAATTTACCTAATAGAAGGTATGGAAATGAAAAATTAAAAAGCATTCTTGAAAGAGCAAAAACTGAAAAAACAATGTTAGGGGTTATGTTTATAGATCTGGATAAATTCAAATTTGCCAATGATCTTTTAGGTCATGCAGCAGGAGATGAATTATTGAAAAAAGTTGCTAAAAGAATGCAACAAAGTATAAGGAAAAATGATTTGGTAGTTCGAATAGGTGGAGATGAATTTATGGTTTTAGTAGATGGCTTTTATTTAAAAGATGAAGTGATACAGATTGCAGATAGAATTTTAGGTACTTTTTCCAAAGCTTTTTGTATAAAGAATAGGGAAGTATTTGTAACTTGTAGTATAGGTATTTCCATTTTTCCAGACCATGGGATAAATATAGAAGAGATTCTAGAACGTGCGGATATAGCCATGTATGAAGCAAAAAATAATGGGAGAAACAACTATAAAATATATGATGAAAAAATGGATGAAAATATTCTGATTCAAAAAACAGTCCATTTTTAA
- a CDS encoding energy-coupling factor ABC transporter permease, with product MSKKYQISLGIFLALLFIPKTVFAMHIMEGFLPPVWAISWGGLCIPFVVAGLFSIHKKTKSNPRIKMLIAMAGAFAFVLSALKIPSVTGSCSHPTGVGLGAILFGPAVMSVLGLIVLIFQALLLAHGGLTTLGANTFSMGIVGPIVSYVLYKVLKKMNVSQSISIFIAAAVGNLMTYITTSIQLALAFPDPTGGFILSLGKFMGIFAVTQIPLAISEGILTVIVFNLLTNYNKDELLELDVISKEA from the coding sequence ATGTCAAAAAAATATCAAATTTCTTTAGGAATATTTTTGGCCTTATTATTCATACCTAAAACTGTATTTGCAATGCATATTATGGAAGGGTTTTTACCTCCTGTATGGGCAATTTCATGGGGAGGATTGTGTATACCATTTGTTGTAGCAGGGTTATTTTCTATTCACAAAAAAACAAAATCCAATCCGCGTATCAAAATGCTTATTGCAATGGCAGGAGCTTTTGCTTTTGTATTGTCTGCTCTTAAAATTCCATCAGTAACAGGAAGTTGCTCTCATCCAACAGGAGTAGGCTTGGGAGCTATACTCTTTGGACCAGCAGTTATGAGTGTTTTAGGATTGATTGTTTTGATTTTTCAAGCTTTATTACTTGCCCATGGGGGACTAACAACTCTTGGAGCAAATACTTTTTCAATGGGTATTGTAGGACCTATTGTATCTTATGTATTATATAAGGTTTTAAAGAAAATGAATGTGTCTCAATCAATTTCTATATTTATTGCAGCTGCTGTTGGAAATTTGATGACTTATATTACTACTTCTATTCAACTTGCATTAGCTTTTCCAGATCCAACAGGAGGATTTATATTATCCTTAGGAAAGTTTATGGGTATTTTTGCTGTGACACAAATACCACTTGCTATTAGTGAAGGAATTTTAACAGTTATTGTATTTAATCTTTTGACAAATTATAATAAAGATGAATTATTAGAGCTAGATGTAATTTCTAAGGAGGCATAA
- a CDS encoding energy-coupling factor ABC transporter substrate-binding protein gives MKKNKSIMKKNMILGFLVIVIAVTPLLFLKNASFEGADAQAENTISEVDANYKPWFSPIWEPPSGEIESLLFSLQAAIGAGFIGYYFGYVKGKKGNKKSQEL, from the coding sequence ATGAAAAAAAATAAAAGTATCATGAAAAAAAATATGATATTAGGATTTCTTGTAATAGTAATTGCTGTTACACCTCTTTTGTTTTTAAAAAATGCTTCCTTTGAAGGAGCAGATGCTCAAGCAGAAAATACCATTTCAGAGGTAGATGCTAATTATAAGCCATGGTTTTCTCCTATTTGGGAACCTCCAAGTGGAGAAATTGAAAGCTTATTGTTTTCTTTACAAGCAGCTATAGGAGCAGGATTTATAGGATATTATTTTGGATATGTCAAAGGCAAAAAAGGAAATAAGAAGAGTCAAGAACTATGA
- the cbiQ gene encoding cobalt ECF transporter T component CbiQ produces the protein MISIDKLAYTSTLRRVNPLEKFIFVLSTMMICLICNHMIVSIAVLFTMSFMTVVRGKINFKLYLKFMSIPLAFLIIGIISIALNMGYSKDFLFSFGVLGLQFGCTKESIGLAVNILLKSFACVSGLYFLSFTTPMIELLSVLKKLKFPSLLIELMSLIYRFIFVLLETVNMIYIAQDSRLGYVDFKSSYYSLGKLITSLFVTSYKKAQDLYISLEARGYDGEIHVIENTYSISYKNLGMMIVFELFLVLIYIYV, from the coding sequence ATGATTTCAATAGATAAATTAGCTTATACATCTACCCTAAGAAGAGTAAATCCATTAGAAAAATTTATATTTGTTTTATCTACTATGATGATATGCCTTATCTGTAATCATATGATAGTTTCTATTGCTGTACTTTTTACTATGTCTTTTATGACTGTTGTAAGAGGAAAAATAAATTTTAAATTATATTTAAAATTTATGAGTATTCCATTGGCTTTCTTAATCATTGGGATTATTAGTATTGCCTTAAACATGGGATACTCTAAAGATTTTTTGTTTAGTTTTGGAGTATTAGGATTACAATTTGGATGCACAAAAGAAAGTATAGGATTGGCTGTGAATATATTATTAAAATCTTTTGCTTGTGTATCTGGTTTATATTTTTTATCTTTTACAACTCCTATGATTGAGCTTTTATCTGTGCTGAAGAAATTAAAGTTTCCTAGCCTTTTAATAGAATTGATGAGTTTGATCTATAGATTTATTTTTGTTCTTTTAGAAACTGTCAATATGATTTATATTGCTCAAGACTCAAGATTAGGATATGTAGATTTTAAGTCAAGTTATTATTCTTTAGGGAAGTTAATTACTTCCTTATTTGTTACTTCATATAAGAAAGCACAAGATTTGTATATTTCTTTAGAAGCTAGAGGATATGATGGAGAGATTCATGTCATAGAAAATACTTATTCAATTTCTTATAAAAATTTAGGAATGATGATAGTATTTGAATTATTTTTAGTGCTTATTTATATATATGTATAA
- a CDS encoding energy-coupling factor ABC transporter ATP-binding protein — translation MKEYILKTENLSYEYPDGTKALKNLHLKIEKGKKIAILGVNGSGKSTLFLNLNGILRPTSGKVVYNGEEVKYDRKSLLNLRKNIGIVFQDPDKQLFSASVYQEVSFGAMNLKLSEDEVRKRVDHALYSIEMYEYKDKAVHFLSYGQKKRVSIADILVMNPEIIIFDEPTSSLDPRHAKQMIDIFDDLNQRGMTVILSTHDVELAYSWSDYIVVMKNGEIIKEGTPYEIFSDDELIKNAYLEKPIVLEVFEVLCKNDQINDQKYIPKNREELLKMIQNKKK, via the coding sequence ATGAAAGAATATATTTTAAAGACGGAAAATTTAAGCTATGAATATCCAGATGGAACAAAAGCCTTAAAGAATCTTCATTTGAAAATAGAAAAAGGTAAAAAGATAGCCATATTAGGAGTAAATGGTTCAGGCAAATCTACTTTATTTTTAAATTTAAATGGGATTTTAAGGCCCACTAGTGGAAAAGTTGTCTATAATGGAGAAGAAGTAAAGTATGATCGAAAATCTTTACTTAACTTAAGAAAAAATATTGGAATTGTATTTCAAGATCCAGATAAACAGCTTTTTTCTGCAAGTGTATATCAAGAGGTTTCATTTGGTGCAATGAATTTAAAGCTTTCAGAGGATGAAGTTAGAAAAAGAGTAGATCATGCTTTATATAGTATAGAAATGTATGAATACAAAGATAAGGCAGTTCATTTTCTAAGCTATGGACAAAAAAAGAGAGTTTCTATAGCAGATATTCTTGTGATGAATCCAGAGATTATTATATTTGATGAACCTACCTCAAGTTTAGATCCAAGACATGCAAAGCAGATGATTGATATATTTGATGATTTAAATCAAAGGGGTATGACCGTGATTTTATCTACTCATGATGTAGAGCTTGCATATTCTTGGTCCGATTATATTGTTGTAATGAAAAATGGAGAAATTATTAAGGAAGGTACTCCTTATGAAATTTTTTCAGATGATGAACTTATAAAAAATGCTTATCTTGAAAAGCCTATTGTTTTAGAAGTGTTTGAAGTTTTATGTAAAAATGATCAAATCAACGATCAAAAGTATATCCCTAAAAACAGAGAAGAGCTTTTAAAAATGATACAAAATAAAAAAAAATAA
- a CDS encoding LacI family DNA-binding transcriptional regulator — protein sequence MKITIKDIARLAQVSTATVSKVINNKDEHISDPTRKKILNIMNEYNYIPNTAARSLVTKKTNTIGLIIPDIRNPFFPELARGVEDQANESGYNVILCNTDDDEEKEEKCVSMLIEKMVDGIIFTASSKRTGEFRRFKNNKIPIILVDRDLDLKHIKGKITVDNRNGAYEGVKHLITCGYEEILFLSGPYTSYTSVERLEGYKKALKEYSIPYKGENIIEGTYQRGWGYEIIKKLLGEKRKFDGLFCGNDLIAIEAIKALQEEGIKVPYEVGVVGFDDIYMSSLIDPSLTTIKQPIYEMGYKAVQMLINTLQGHINNPQNILLETQLIIRNSTVKK from the coding sequence ATGAAAATTACAATTAAAGATATTGCAAGGTTAGCACAAGTATCAACAGCAACCGTTTCAAAAGTAATTAATAATAAAGATGAACATATTAGTGATCCTACAAGAAAAAAAATACTAAACATTATGAATGAATATAACTATATTCCAAATACAGCGGCAAGAAGTCTTGTGACAAAGAAAACAAATACCATTGGACTGATTATTCCTGATATACGAAATCCATTTTTTCCCGAACTTGCCAGAGGGGTAGAGGATCAAGCAAATGAATCAGGGTATAATGTGATTTTATGTAATACAGATGATGATGAAGAGAAGGAAGAAAAATGTGTAAGTATGCTTATTGAAAAAATGGTAGATGGCATTATTTTTACTGCTTCATCTAAAAGAACAGGAGAATTTCGTCGTTTTAAAAACAATAAAATCCCTATTATTTTAGTCGATAGAGATCTTGATTTAAAGCATATAAAAGGAAAAATAACAGTAGATAATAGAAATGGAGCTTATGAAGGAGTTAAGCATTTGATTACATGTGGATACGAAGAAATCCTTTTCTTATCAGGACCTTATACATCTTATACGTCTGTTGAAAGGTTAGAGGGATATAAAAAAGCCTTAAAAGAATATTCTATACCATATAAAGGAGAGAATATCATAGAAGGAACCTATCAAAGAGGATGGGGATATGAAATTATCAAAAAACTTTTAGGAGAAAAAAGAAAATTTGATGGTTTGTTTTGTGGAAATGATTTGATTGCTATAGAAGCTATAAAGGCTTTGCAAGAAGAAGGTATAAAAGTCCCATATGAAGTAGGCGTGGTAGGGTTTGATGATATTTATATGAGTAGCCTGATTGATCCTTCTTTGACAACCATTAAACAACCTATTTATGAAATGGGATATAAAGCCGTGCAAATGCTTATAAATACTTTACAAGGACATATAAATAATCCGCAAAATATTTTATTAGAGACTCAATTGATCATTCGAAATTCTACTGTGAAGAAATAA
- the rbsK gene encoding ribokinase: MGKITVIGSMNMDLVANVDHMPKTGETIIGKSFEEIPGGKGANQAVAMARLGGQVNMIGKLGDDGFGKTLLKGLQKDEISVEGVQIEENTPSGVALITVSKEAHNSIIVVPGANFKLKKEDIDRNIQIIKESDFLVLQLEVPIDTVKHSLKRAKDLGVYTILNPAPAQKLDKSIIENVDLLIPNETELEILSGIEINNEEDVIKASKSLIEKGVESLIVTLGEKGSMYIDEKGFKKFKAHKVKAVDTTAAGDSFIGGVCVSLSEGKTIEEAIGYGSKVGALTVTKKGAQSSLPYKEEIEALKEA; the protein is encoded by the coding sequence GTGGGAAAAATTACAGTGATCGGAAGCATGAATATGGATTTAGTAGCAAACGTAGATCATATGCCCAAGACAGGGGAGACTATTATAGGAAAATCTTTTGAAGAAATTCCTGGAGGAAAGGGCGCCAATCAAGCTGTAGCTATGGCTAGATTAGGTGGTCAGGTGAATATGATTGGAAAACTTGGAGATGACGGCTTTGGAAAAACTCTTTTAAAAGGACTTCAAAAAGATGAAATTTCTGTAGAGGGTGTACAAATAGAAGAAAATACTCCTTCAGGAGTGGCACTTATTACTGTAAGTAAGGAAGCGCATAATTCAATTATTGTTGTTCCAGGAGCAAATTTTAAATTAAAAAAAGAAGATATAGATAGAAATATACAAATTATCAAAGAGTCAGATTTTTTAGTTCTTCAATTAGAAGTTCCAATAGATACAGTTAAGCATTCATTAAAGCGTGCTAAAGACTTAGGGGTATATACAATCTTAAATCCTGCACCTGCACAAAAACTAGATAAAAGTATTATTGAAAATGTAGATCTTTTAATTCCTAATGAAACAGAGCTTGAAATATTAAGCGGAATAGAAATAAATAACGAAGAAGATGTAATTAAAGCTTCAAAGAGCTTGATAGAAAAGGGAGTAGAATCTTTGATTGTTACATTAGGAGAAAAAGGGTCTATGTATATAGATGAAAAAGGATTTAAAAAATTTAAAGCCCATAAAGTAAAAGCAGTAGATACTACAGCAGCAGGAGATAGTTTCATAGGAGGAGTATGTGTTTCCTTATCAGAAGGAAAGACTATAGAAGAAGCAATAGGATACGGATCAAAGGTAGGAGCTTTAACTGTAACAAAAAAAGGAGCACAAAGCTCTCTTCCTTATAAAGAAGAAATAGAAGCACTCAAGGAGGCATAA
- the rbsD gene encoding D-ribose pyranase, whose protein sequence is MKKTTLIHSEISYMISQMGHTDKLTIADSGLPIPNEVKRIDLALRKGIPSFMDTLDTILEELKVEEVIVAKEMETASPILYEKFMRKIYEVEENENTKIKITKVDHETFKDMTKESKGIVRTGEHTPYANVILKSGVVF, encoded by the coding sequence ATGAAAAAGACAACTTTAATTCATAGTGAAATTTCTTATATGATTTCTCAAATGGGACATACAGACAAACTAACTATTGCTGATAGTGGACTGCCTATTCCTAATGAAGTAAAAAGAATAGATCTAGCACTTAGAAAAGGAATACCTAGCTTTATGGATACTCTAGATACGATTTTAGAGGAATTAAAAGTGGAGGAAGTAATTGTTGCAAAGGAAATGGAGACAGCAAGTCCTATTCTTTATGAAAAATTTATGAGAAAAATTTACGAAGTAGAAGAAAATGAAAATACAAAAATAAAAATTACAAAAGTAGATCATGAGACTTTTAAGGATATGACAAAAGAATCAAAAGGAATTGTGAGAACAGGAGAACATACTCCATATGCAAATGTAATCTTAAAATCAGGTGTTGTATTTTAA
- the rbsA gene encoding ribose ABC transporter ATP-binding protein RbsA, translated as MNKPIFEMKGIIKEFPGVKALDGVDLKIHQGRVMALLGENGAGKSTLMKILSGVYTKDQGQLIYNGEEIHLKGPKDAQDLGISIIHQELNLIPHLTIGENIFLGREPVNSFKKIDWKKLYQDSEKLLKKLKVDKDPRQKVSQLSVGQQQMVEIAKAISLNTKIIIMDEPTDALTKKETESLFEVIDELKKDEKGIVYISHRLEEIFRMCDDVTVLRDGKFIGEDEVKNLEENQLIEMMVGRKLTEQFPRIPAQKGEMSLEVKNLSNEYIKGIDFTLRKGEILGISGLMGSGRTELAKTLYGAIQKSSGEIYIEGKKVEIKSPQQALQKGIAYVSEDRKGDGLILGLSVKENMTICSLKKFEEFLLKISPKKEKEAVKKYIDHMNIKTPSENQRIKNLSGGNQQKVSIAKGLMTKPKILILDEPTRGVDVGAKKEIYDLINEFKKEGMSIIMISSEMPEVLGMSDRILVMYQGTISGEFSIEDASQEKIMKCAVGIKEA; from the coding sequence ATGAATAAACCTATATTTGAAATGAAGGGGATTATAAAAGAATTCCCAGGGGTAAAAGCTTTAGATGGTGTAGATCTTAAAATTCATCAAGGAAGAGTAATGGCTCTACTTGGAGAAAATGGGGCAGGAAAATCTACTCTTATGAAAATATTAAGTGGTGTGTACACAAAAGATCAAGGTCAACTTATTTATAATGGAGAAGAAATTCATTTAAAAGGCCCAAAAGATGCCCAAGATCTTGGAATCAGTATTATTCATCAGGAATTGAATTTAATTCCTCATTTAACTATTGGAGAGAATATATTTTTAGGAAGAGAACCTGTAAACTCATTTAAAAAAATAGACTGGAAAAAGCTTTATCAAGATAGTGAAAAATTGTTAAAAAAACTCAAAGTAGATAAAGATCCTAGACAAAAGGTTTCTCAGCTAAGTGTTGGTCAGCAGCAAATGGTTGAAATTGCAAAGGCTATTTCTTTAAATACAAAAATTATTATTATGGATGAACCGACAGATGCTCTAACAAAAAAAGAAACAGAAAGTTTATTTGAAGTAATTGATGAATTAAAAAAAGATGAAAAAGGAATTGTTTATATATCTCATAGACTTGAGGAAATTTTTAGGATGTGTGATGATGTGACGGTTTTAAGAGATGGAAAGTTTATTGGGGAAGATGAAGTGAAAAATTTAGAAGAAAATCAATTAATAGAAATGATGGTAGGCAGAAAGCTTACAGAGCAATTTCCTAGAATTCCTGCACAAAAAGGAGAAATGTCCTTAGAAGTAAAGAATCTGTCTAATGAATATATAAAAGGTATTGATTTTACATTAAGAAAAGGAGAAATTCTTGGAATTTCAGGACTTATGGGCTCTGGAAGAACAGAGCTTGCAAAGACTTTATATGGAGCGATTCAAAAAAGTTCAGGAGAAATCTATATAGAAGGAAAAAAAGTAGAAATAAAATCCCCTCAACAAGCTTTACAAAAAGGAATTGCTTATGTATCAGAGGATCGAAAAGGAGATGGATTAATTTTAGGACTTTCTGTAAAAGAAAATATGACTATATGTTCTTTGAAAAAATTTGAGGAGTTTTTATTAAAAATTAGTCCTAAAAAAGAAAAAGAAGCTGTAAAAAAATATATTGATCACATGAATATAAAAACTCCTAGTGAAAATCAAAGAATTAAAAATTTAAGTGGAGGAAATCAGCAAAAAGTTTCTATTGCAAAAGGACTGATGACAAAACCTAAAATTTTAATATTAGATGAACCTACTAGAGGAGTGGACGTAGGAGCAAAAAAAGAAATATATGATTTAATTAATGAATTTAAAAAAGAGGGTATGAGCATTATTATGATTTCTTCAGAGATGCCAGAGGTATTAGGCATGAGTGATCGTATTTTAGTTATGTATCAAGGAACAATTAGTGGAGAATTTTCTATAGAAGATGCTTCCCAAGAAAAAATTATGAAATGTGCTGTAGGTATAAAGGAGGCTTAA
- the rbsC gene encoding ribose ABC transporter permease, translating to MNKKLLMKFKSIIGLIVFSLIVSLLSPRFLTLPNILNVLRQTSINSIIAAGMTFVILTGGIDLSVGSILAFSGAVSAYLISSGVHVFLSVAIALVIGVLAGCFSGMIISKGKVQPFIATLVTMTVLRGATLVFSDGKPITLAGDQTSELFSNIGGGYFLKIPIPVYLMVLVFILSYYILTQTRIGRYIYALGGNEEASKLSGLRVSNIKLSVYAISGFLAALAGIITTSRISSADPNAGIGYELDAIAAVVLGGTSLAGGAGSVLGTIIGALIIGILNNALNLLNVSSYYQMIAKGAVILIAVLSDRKEK from the coding sequence ATGAATAAAAAATTACTCATGAAATTTAAATCTATTATAGGACTCATTGTTTTTTCCCTCATTGTTTCTTTACTGAGTCCTAGATTTTTGACATTACCCAATATACTCAATGTATTAAGACAAACTTCAATTAATTCTATTATTGCAGCAGGTATGACTTTTGTTATTTTAACAGGAGGAATAGACTTATCTGTAGGTTCTATTTTAGCTTTTTCTGGTGCTGTATCTGCATATCTTATTTCATCAGGAGTCCATGTGTTTTTATCTGTAGCCATCGCTTTAGTGATTGGTGTGTTAGCAGGATGTTTTAGTGGAATGATTATTAGTAAGGGAAAAGTTCAGCCCTTTATTGCAACTTTAGTTACAATGACTGTTTTAAGAGGAGCAACTTTAGTTTTTTCTGATGGAAAGCCTATTACATTAGCAGGAGATCAGACCTCTGAGTTGTTTTCAAATATTGGAGGAGGATATTTCTTAAAAATTCCTATTCCAGTTTATTTAATGGTTTTAGTGTTTATCTTATCCTATTATATTTTAACTCAAACAAGAATAGGAAGATATATTTATGCTTTAGGTGGAAATGAAGAAGCATCCAAGCTTTCAGGACTTAGAGTGTCTAATATTAAACTTTCTGTATATGCCATCAGTGGATTTTTAGCAGCTTTAGCAGGAATTATTACTACATCAAGAATTTCTTCAGCAGATCCTAATGCAGGGATTGGATACGAATTAGATGCCATTGCAGCTGTTGTATTAGGAGGAACAAGTCTTGCAGGAGGAGCAGGAAGTGTATTAGGAACCATCATAGGAGCTTTAATTATAGGGATTTTAAACAACGCTTTAAATTTACTCAATGTTTCTTCGTATTATCAAATGATTGCAAAGGGAGCAGTTATATTAATTGCAGTATTATCTGATCGAAAAGAAAAATAA